A genomic stretch from Chitinophaga lutea includes:
- a CDS encoding YbaB/EbfC family nucleoid-associated protein has product MFGDLFGKLQEAQQKMSDTKERLKNITVAGEAGNGAVKVVVTGNREVQSLEVAPELLSADKKEELEDLLITALNRALKNAENTWEAEMKNVAGGMLGGMGLPGM; this is encoded by the coding sequence ATGTTTGGAGACTTGTTTGGAAAACTGCAGGAGGCGCAGCAGAAAATGAGCGATACGAAGGAGCGCCTCAAGAATATTACCGTTGCCGGAGAAGCGGGTAACGGCGCCGTAAAGGTAGTGGTAACCGGCAACCGCGAGGTACAGAGCCTGGAGGTGGCGCCGGAACTGCTGAGCGCGGATAAAAAGGAGGAGCTGGAAGACCTGCTGATCACCGCTCTGAATCGCGCGCTGAAAAATGCGGAAAATACCTGGGAAGCGGAAATGAAAAACGTGGCGGGCGGTATGCTCGGCGGCATGGGCCTTCCCGGAATGTAA
- a CDS encoding NAD(P)/FAD-dependent oxidoreductase, with the protein MITTSVCIIGAGPGGATTALQLDRLGIPCVVVDKAVFPRDKVCGDGLSGKVITGLQKIDPAIADRLQQFAEKENSWGVTFVSPGRQSMDVPYKPNYNKQSDSPIGFVCKRIHFDNFMVDELKRSPNVQLFEGVSIDKYTEETDGYLLSNNAGDFQVKAKILIVANGAHSSFTRDVANIRMEPKYYAAGIRAYYKGVKGTHQDSFIELHFLKNLLPGYLWIFPLPNGEANVGMDMLSDAVRDRKINLKTLLTDTLKQDPIFAERFRDAEMVSSLDGYGLPLGSKKRRLSGSRYMLVGDAAFIIDPFTGEGIGNAIYCGAIAAKQAAACLDTGDCSAETMMAYDESVYRVLGPELRLSYKLQQLVKYPRLFNWLMKMGMRNKQLRDVISSMFYEVDLRKKLTRPSFYFKLLLNR; encoded by the coding sequence ATGATCACCACATCAGTATGTATTATCGGAGCAGGCCCCGGCGGCGCCACCACGGCCCTGCAACTCGACAGGCTCGGCATTCCCTGCGTTGTAGTGGACAAAGCGGTCTTCCCCCGCGACAAGGTGTGTGGCGACGGGTTGAGCGGTAAGGTTATCACCGGCCTGCAGAAGATCGATCCCGCCATTGCAGACCGCCTGCAACAGTTCGCGGAAAAAGAAAACAGCTGGGGCGTCACCTTCGTTTCTCCCGGCCGCCAAAGCATGGACGTTCCGTACAAACCCAACTACAACAAACAATCGGATTCCCCCATCGGCTTCGTCTGCAAACGCATCCACTTCGACAATTTTATGGTGGATGAACTGAAGCGCAGCCCAAATGTGCAGTTGTTCGAAGGCGTCAGCATCGACAAATACACGGAAGAAACGGATGGCTACCTGCTGTCCAACAACGCCGGCGACTTCCAGGTAAAAGCTAAAATCCTGATCGTGGCCAACGGCGCACATTCTTCCTTCACCCGCGATGTGGCCAACATCCGCATGGAACCGAAATATTATGCCGCCGGTATCCGCGCTTATTACAAAGGCGTGAAAGGCACACACCAGGACAGCTTCATCGAGCTCCATTTTCTCAAAAACCTGCTGCCGGGTTATCTCTGGATATTCCCCCTGCCCAACGGCGAAGCCAATGTAGGCATGGATATGCTGAGCGATGCGGTGCGCGACCGGAAGATCAATCTCAAAACCCTGCTCACAGACACGCTGAAGCAGGATCCGATATTTGCAGAACGTTTCCGCGATGCGGAGATGGTGAGCAGCCTCGATGGCTACGGCCTGCCGCTGGGCTCCAAAAAACGGCGCCTTTCCGGCAGCCGGTATATGCTGGTGGGCGATGCCGCTTTTATCATCGACCCTTTTACCGGGGAAGGCATCGGCAACGCCATTTACTGCGGCGCCATCGCGGCCAAACAGGCTGCCGCCTGTCTGGATACCGGTGATTGTTCGGCGGAAACGATGATGGCCTACGACGAAAGCGTGTACCGCGTACTGGGCCCGGAGCTGCGCCTGAGTTACAAACTGCAGCAACTGGTGAAGTATCCCCGCCTGTTTAACTGGCTCATGAAAATGGGCATGAGGAATAAACAACTGCGTGACGTGATTTCCAGCATGTTTTATGAAGTAGACCTGCGGAAAAAACTCACCCGCCCGTCATTCTATTTCAAACTGTTACTCAACCGCTGA